From the Nitrobacter hamburgensis X14 genome, one window contains:
- a CDS encoding SurA N-terminal domain-containing protein has product MKMTLLLRAFCHLALFAVLSFACLNAPLHAQSVAVMVNGEPITSFDIEQRSRLIQISTHKTPTRQQVIDELINEKVKVKEAKKFGVNPTSADIDQQYASMGARMRMSPEQLTKSLASQGVRPDTIKARLKADLVWGSLVRGRFKDSLLVSDRDVNEALRNSGEDQSKTEGFEYQMRPVVLVVPRGAAASVMESRRKEADALRERVQSCADATRIFKAMRNATIRETVVKTSADLPPPIRDLLDKTPVGHLTPPEITRQGVEMVAICGKKATSVDTPKKKEIREKMFAEKYEKKSKDYLEDIRKSAMIEYRQGGPGKKGE; this is encoded by the coding sequence ATGAAAATGACCTTGCTCCTCCGGGCGTTTTGCCACCTTGCCCTATTCGCAGTTCTTTCGTTCGCCTGCCTGAACGCGCCGCTGCATGCGCAGTCCGTCGCGGTCATGGTCAACGGCGAGCCGATCACCAGTTTCGATATCGAACAGCGCAGCCGGCTGATTCAAATATCCACGCACAAAACTCCGACCCGGCAGCAGGTGATCGACGAATTGATCAACGAAAAGGTGAAGGTCAAGGAAGCCAAGAAGTTCGGTGTAAACCCGACCTCGGCGGATATCGATCAGCAGTACGCCAGCATGGGTGCGCGGATGCGGATGTCACCGGAACAGTTGACGAAGTCGCTCGCCTCTCAGGGTGTTCGTCCAGACACGATCAAGGCGCGCCTGAAAGCCGATCTTGTCTGGGGAAGCCTCGTGCGCGGCCGCTTCAAGGATAGCCTTCTTGTCAGCGACCGCGATGTCAACGAAGCGCTGAGGAACAGCGGCGAGGATCAATCGAAAACGGAGGGGTTCGAATACCAGATGCGCCCCGTCGTGTTGGTCGTTCCGCGCGGCGCGGCAGCTTCTGTGATGGAGTCCCGGCGCAAGGAGGCGGACGCATTGCGCGAACGCGTTCAGTCGTGCGCGGATGCGACTCGCATTTTCAAAGCGATGCGCAACGCCACAATACGCGAGACGGTCGTCAAAACTTCGGCCGACCTACCGCCGCCGATTCGTGATTTGCTCGACAAGACGCCCGTGGGCCATCTGACCCCGCCGGAGATCACGCGGCAGGGTGTGGAAATGGTGGCTATCTGCGGAAAGAAGGCAACCAGCGTGGATACCCCAAAGAAAAAGGAAATCCGCGAAAAGATGTTCGCCGAAAAGTACGAGAAGAAATCCAAAGACTATCTGGAAGATATCCGGAAATCCGCGATGATCGAATATCGTCAGGGCGGCCCCGGGAAAAAAGGCGAATAA
- the pdxA gene encoding 4-hydroxythreonine-4-phosphate dehydrogenase PdxA, translated as MVRPVALTLGEPAGIGPDIAIAAWLRRESDAVPPFYLLGDRAFIAARAKLLGVDLPLADADPGDVSGIFTEALPIVPTGHPTTARPGHPDHNSAAAVIGSIRQAVNDVVAGHAAALVTNPIAKSVLYRAGFAHPGHTEFLAELAATNGQPPQPVMLLWSSDLAVVPVTIHLPLREAITTLSSRMIVDTTRIVVAGLRTRFGIPRPRIAVSGLNPHAGEDGSLGTEDQTIVAPAIATLRAEGIDVKGPLPADTMFHEAARRTYDCAICMYHDQALIPVKTLAFDRAVNVTLGLPFIRTSPDHGTAFDIAGTGRANPSSLIAALRLAARMADSTHLA; from the coding sequence GTGGTGAGGCCTGTTGCACTGACCCTGGGTGAGCCGGCCGGCATCGGACCGGATATCGCGATCGCGGCGTGGCTGCGACGCGAAAGTGATGCCGTGCCGCCTTTCTATCTCCTCGGCGACCGCGCCTTTATCGCAGCCCGCGCCAAACTGCTTGGTGTTGATCTTCCTCTGGCCGACGCCGACCCCGGCGATGTCTCCGGGATATTCACGGAAGCGCTTCCGATTGTTCCCACCGGCCATCCGACAACCGCGCGTCCCGGTCATCCCGATCACAACAGCGCTGCGGCAGTGATCGGATCCATCCGTCAGGCGGTCAACGACGTTGTTGCCGGACATGCGGCCGCGCTCGTCACCAATCCGATTGCAAAGAGCGTGCTGTACCGTGCCGGATTCGCTCACCCCGGCCATACCGAATTTCTCGCCGAACTGGCGGCGACAAACGGCCAACCGCCGCAACCGGTGATGTTGCTGTGGTCGTCCGATCTGGCGGTGGTGCCGGTCACGATCCATCTTCCCCTGCGCGAGGCGATCACGACGCTATCGAGCCGGATGATCGTGGACACCACGCGCATCGTCGTTGCCGGCCTGCGCACGCGCTTCGGGATTCCCCGCCCCCGTATAGCGGTATCCGGATTGAACCCTCATGCCGGAGAGGATGGATCGCTCGGAACCGAGGATCAGACAATCGTCGCTCCGGCCATCGCAACCCTGCGCGCTGAGGGGATCGACGTCAAAGGCCCGCTTCCCGCCGACACCATGTTCCATGAGGCCGCGCGCCGGACCTATGATTGCGCGATCTGCATGTATCACGATCAGGCCCTGATCCCGGTCAAGACGCTGGCCTTCGATCGAGCGGTCAACGTCACGCTGGGGCTGCCGTTTATCCGGACATCGCCCGATCACGGCACCGCATTCGACATCGCCGGTACGGGACGCGCCAATCCGTCGAGTCTGATCGCCGCGCTGCGCCTGGCCGCGCGGATGGCGGACTCAACGCATTTGGCATGA
- a CDS encoding alcohol dehydrogenase: protein MALMKRQSLVKFDAPLCQTVVDTPKPQGREALVRIERCGLCHSDLHIQDGYMDRGNGERLDITRGMTLPLTLGHEIAGVVVEVGPDAPKHIVGQKKVVFPWIGCGQCRDCLAGDENFCAKNRFLGVSVDGGFASHVLVPDTKYLLDYDPLPVNMAATLMCSGITAYGALKRLVDRPRQRNLLLIGLGGVGMMGLAFAQAMFKQRISVADLSPAARETALRNGAAVAYDPSEGDIVKRVIKENDGGFNAVIDFAGNEKSMSFAVAAVARGGKIVVSGLMGGHFNLPMVQWIYKRMTIEGFMVGTLAEAQELMALARAGKIKPTPMREEPMADAQKWMEQLRAGKVVGRVIFKN from the coding sequence ATGGCCCTGATGAAACGCCAATCTCTCGTCAAATTCGATGCGCCGCTGTGTCAAACCGTTGTCGATACGCCGAAGCCGCAGGGCCGCGAGGCGCTGGTGCGCATTGAACGCTGCGGACTGTGCCATTCCGACCTGCATATACAGGACGGGTATATGGATCGCGGCAATGGCGAACGGCTCGACATCACCCGCGGCATGACGCTGCCGCTCACGCTCGGTCACGAGATCGCCGGCGTCGTCGTCGAGGTCGGCCCGGATGCTCCGAAACATATCGTCGGGCAGAAGAAGGTGGTATTTCCCTGGATCGGCTGCGGCCAATGCCGGGATTGCCTGGCCGGCGATGAGAATTTCTGCGCCAAAAACCGCTTTCTCGGCGTTTCGGTCGACGGCGGATTCGCCAGCCATGTGCTGGTGCCCGACACAAAATACCTGCTCGATTACGATCCCCTGCCCGTCAACATGGCGGCGACGCTGATGTGTTCCGGCATCACCGCCTATGGTGCGCTGAAGCGCCTCGTCGACCGGCCGCGCCAGCGCAACCTGCTGCTGATCGGCCTCGGCGGCGTCGGCATGATGGGACTCGCGTTCGCGCAAGCCATGTTCAAGCAGAGAATCTCAGTCGCGGACTTGAGCCCCGCGGCGCGCGAAACCGCACTCAGGAACGGCGCTGCGGTGGCCTACGACCCGTCGGAAGGCGATATCGTCAAGCGCGTCATCAAGGAGAATGACGGCGGCTTCAACGCCGTCATTGATTTCGCCGGCAACGAGAAGTCGATGAGCTTTGCGGTTGCAGCCGTTGCCCGCGGCGGCAAGATCGTGGTCTCGGGCCTGATGGGCGGTCATTTCAACCTGCCGATGGTGCAGTGGATCTATAAGCGCATGACCATTGAAGGCTTCATGGTCGGCACGCTCGCGGAGGCGCAGGAGTTGATGGCACTGGCGCGTGCCGGCAAGATCAAGCCGACACCCATGAGGGAGGAGCCCATGGCCGATGCCCAGAAATGGATGGAGCAATTGCGGGCCGGCAAGGTGGTCGGCCGCGTCATCTTCAAGAACTGA
- the lptG gene encoding LPS export ABC transporter permease LptG → MSMLTNTLGRYFASRFVVAALGVFASIFLLLVLVDYIEMVRRTSGLASASAIMVAETSLFRVPQLLEKLTPFCVLIGAMTCYLALSRRLELVVARAAGISAWQFISPALACALVLGVLATTAYNPMSANLRELSKKMEAELFGSVSGGGLQEASGFWINQVTDDGQAIINAARSEQQGVRLTGLTVFRFDPDSTFRERIEAREATLEDGRWLFKGVRRFTLDSPPVEQETFVLPTSLTAAQVRNSFSTPETVSFWQLPGYIRSSESSGFATAGYRLQYHKLIAQPFLLAAMVMLAASVSLRFFRFGGVQKMVLSGVGSGFLLYVLSKVTEDLSKAELMNPIAAAWLPVCVGGLAGFLVLLHQEDG, encoded by the coding sequence ATGAGCATGTTGACGAACACATTGGGCCGTTATTTTGCCAGCCGTTTTGTGGTGGCTGCGCTCGGCGTGTTCGCCAGCATCTTCCTGCTTCTCGTTCTCGTCGATTACATCGAAATGGTCCGGAGGACGTCCGGACTTGCGTCGGCATCGGCAATCATGGTTGCGGAAACATCGCTTTTCAGGGTGCCGCAACTGCTTGAGAAATTGACCCCGTTTTGTGTCCTGATCGGCGCCATGACCTGCTACCTGGCCTTGTCGCGGCGGCTGGAACTGGTGGTGGCGCGCGCCGCCGGCATCTCGGCATGGCAATTCATCTCGCCGGCACTCGCATGCGCGCTCGTGCTCGGCGTCCTCGCGACCACGGCCTACAATCCGATGTCAGCCAACCTGCGCGAATTATCCAAGAAAATGGAGGCCGAGCTGTTCGGTAGCGTCTCGGGAGGGGGCCTGCAGGAGGCATCCGGCTTCTGGATCAATCAGGTGACGGACGATGGCCAGGCCATCATCAACGCCGCGCGCAGCGAGCAGCAAGGCGTCCGCCTCACCGGACTCACCGTGTTCAGGTTCGATCCCGACTCCACGTTCCGGGAGCGTATCGAGGCACGCGAGGCGACCCTTGAGGACGGCCGCTGGCTATTCAAAGGCGTTCGCCGCTTTACGCTCGACAGCCCCCCGGTCGAGCAGGAGACCTTCGTCCTCCCGACCAGTCTAACGGCGGCGCAAGTTCGAAACAGTTTCTCCACCCCCGAAACCGTGTCATTTTGGCAACTACCGGGGTATATCAGGTCGTCCGAGAGTTCAGGATTCGCTACCGCAGGCTACCGGCTGCAATACCACAAACTCATCGCACAGCCGTTTTTGCTGGCTGCAATGGTGATGCTGGCGGCCTCGGTGAGCCTCAGGTTCTTCCGCTTCGGCGGCGTGCAGAAGATGGTTTTGAGTGGCGTGGGGTCAGGCTTTCTGCTCTACGTCCTGTCCAAGGTAACCGAGGATTTGAGCAAGGCCGAGTTGATGAATCCAATCGCTGCGGCGTGGCTGCCCGTTTGCGTGGGCGGCCTCGCTGGCTTTTTGGTCTTGCTGCACCAGGAGGACGGGTAG
- a CDS encoding leucyl aminopeptidase gives MIDAVKVGFVPFSTAPRGTLVVFCDDALKFGRAASKALGASAGVVKRATTTNQFKGKSAATLDILAPEGLKADRLIVVGAGKASALKGSDFLKYGGVLAGKIRGDNGAVTVIAELPSAAMSPDQSASLASGIRLRAYKFDRYKTRKKDGDDTALHANVTIAVADVAAAKKAFAPDNHVVDGIIIARDLVNEPPNVLYPEEFARRASRLRRVGVGIDILDVKAMTKLGMGALLGVGQGSARPSRTVIMRWNGGKKGEPPVAFVGKGVCFDTGGISIKSAGGMEEMKGDMGGAACVVGLMHALAARKAKVNAVGAIGLVENMPDGNAQRPGDIVTSMSGQTIEIINTDAEGRLVLADVLWYVTRKFKPKVMVDLATLTGAIMVALGTEHAGLFSNNDQLSERLTKVGIETGERVWRMPLAPEYDKLIDSQFADMKNTGGRYGGSITAAQLLQRFVDDTPWAHLDIAGTAMGAPKSDINQSWGSGFGVRLLDRLVAEYYETKR, from the coding sequence ATGATCGACGCCGTCAAGGTCGGCTTTGTTCCGTTTTCGACCGCTCCGCGCGGCACACTCGTGGTGTTCTGCGACGATGCGCTGAAATTCGGCCGGGCTGCGAGCAAGGCTCTCGGGGCGTCGGCCGGAGTCGTCAAACGAGCCACGACGACCAATCAGTTCAAGGGCAAAAGCGCGGCGACGCTCGATATCCTCGCACCGGAGGGCCTGAAGGCGGATCGCCTGATCGTCGTCGGCGCCGGCAAGGCGTCCGCCCTCAAAGGCAGCGACTTCCTCAAGTATGGCGGCGTCCTCGCCGGGAAGATTCGCGGCGATAACGGCGCCGTGACGGTGATTGCGGAACTGCCGTCGGCGGCGATGAGCCCCGATCAATCGGCGTCGCTGGCCTCCGGCATCCGGTTGCGCGCCTACAAATTCGATCGCTACAAGACCAGGAAGAAAGACGGCGACGATACGGCGCTGCACGCCAACGTGACGATCGCGGTCGCCGACGTTGCCGCCGCCAAGAAAGCGTTCGCGCCGGATAATCACGTTGTCGATGGCATCATTATCGCGCGCGATCTCGTAAACGAGCCGCCGAATGTGCTCTATCCGGAGGAGTTCGCGCGGCGCGCCAGCCGGTTGCGCAGGGTCGGGGTCGGCATCGACATCCTCGATGTCAAGGCGATGACGAAACTCGGCATGGGCGCGCTGCTAGGTGTCGGGCAGGGGTCGGCGCGACCCAGCCGGACGGTGATCATGCGCTGGAACGGCGGCAAAAAGGGCGAGCCGCCGGTCGCTTTCGTCGGCAAGGGCGTCTGCTTCGATACCGGCGGCATCTCGATCAAGTCCGCCGGCGGCATGGAGGAGATGAAGGGCGACATGGGCGGCGCGGCCTGCGTGGTCGGGTTGATGCATGCGCTTGCTGCGCGCAAGGCGAAGGTCAATGCCGTCGGCGCGATCGGTCTCGTCGAGAACATGCCCGACGGCAACGCGCAGCGGCCCGGCGATATCGTGACGTCGATGTCCGGCCAGACTATCGAGATCATCAACACCGATGCGGAAGGCCGGCTCGTTCTTGCCGACGTGCTCTGGTACGTCACCCGCAAGTTCAAGCCGAAGGTCATGGTCGATCTCGCGACGCTGACCGGTGCCATCATGGTCGCGCTCGGCACCGAGCACGCCGGCCTGTTCTCCAACAACGACCAGTTGTCGGAGCGTTTGACCAAGGTCGGCATCGAGACCGGCGAGCGGGTCTGGCGTATGCCGCTTGCGCCCGAATATGACAAGCTGATCGACTCGCAATTCGCCGACATGAAGAACACCGGCGGCCGCTATGGCGGCTCGATCACGGCTGCGCAACTTTTGCAACGGTTTGTCGACGACACGCCGTGGGCGCATCTCGACATCGCGGGAACGGCGATGGGCGCTCCGAAATCCGACATCAACCAAAGCTGGGGATCGGGGTTCGGCGTCCGCCTGCTGGACCGGCTGGTTGCGGAGTATTACGAAACGAAACGATGA
- the rsmA gene encoding 16S rRNA (adenine(1518)-N(6)/adenine(1519)-N(6))-dimethyltransferase RsmA has product MSTIDDLPPLRDVIKRHALSARKSLGQNFLLDLNLTARIARAAGPLEDATVIEIGPGPGGLTRALLAMGAQRVIAIERDARALGALEEISGRYPGRLTIVNADATQFDSRPLLGTTRAKIVANLPYNIATALLIDWLSVEPWPPWYDTMVLMFQREVAERIVARENEEAYGRLAVLSNWRAETKILFDISPAAFVPQPKITSSVVRLVPRDKPETCERRLLEQVAAAAFGQRRKMLRQSLKSLPADPARLTAAAGIEPTQRAETVPISGFAAMARELADIRNRTNRA; this is encoded by the coding sequence ATGAGCACGATCGACGACCTCCCCCCGCTGCGCGACGTCATCAAACGTCATGCGCTATCGGCGCGCAAATCGCTCGGACAGAATTTTCTGCTCGATCTGAACCTCACCGCACGGATCGCGCGCGCCGCCGGCCCGCTTGAGGATGCGACCGTCATCGAGATCGGCCCCGGTCCCGGCGGGTTGACCCGCGCGCTGCTTGCCATGGGCGCGCAGCGCGTCATCGCCATCGAGCGTGACGCGCGTGCGCTCGGCGCGCTGGAAGAAATATCGGGTCGCTACCCCGGCCGCCTCACGATCGTCAACGCGGACGCGACGCAATTCGATTCCCGCCCGCTGCTCGGCACGACGCGCGCCAAAATCGTCGCCAACCTGCCCTATAACATCGCGACCGCACTGTTGATCGACTGGCTCAGCGTAGAACCCTGGCCACCCTGGTATGACACCATGGTGCTGATGTTCCAGCGCGAGGTCGCCGAACGCATCGTCGCCCGCGAAAACGAGGAGGCTTATGGCCGCCTCGCCGTACTGTCGAACTGGCGCGCCGAAACCAAAATCCTGTTCGACATTTCGCCCGCAGCGTTCGTCCCACAACCCAAGATAACGTCCTCTGTCGTTCGGCTGGTGCCTCGCGACAAACCCGAGACTTGCGAGCGCCGGTTGCTCGAACAGGTTGCCGCCGCCGCCTTCGGACAGCGCCGCAAGATGCTGCGGCAAAGCCTGAAATCACTGCCCGCCGATCCGGCTCGGCTGACCGCGGCGGCCGGCATCGAACCGACGCAGCGAGCCGAGACGGTTCCGATATCCGGATTTGCCGCCATGGCTCGCGAATTGGCGGACATACGGAATAGAACGAACCGGGCCTGA
- a CDS encoding LPS-assembly protein LptD translates to MAGIAALRRRSTACERRTSLRRRRIGTSAILPMLATTALGLIIAVALDIVTITPAAAQSFTYNPRPAKPKPAPAHNDGQMLVQANEVDYDYNNSRVSAVGNVQLFYNGTGVEADKVIYDQKTKRLHAEGNIRMTDADGKITYANILDLSDDYRDGFVDSLRVDTADATRMAASRADRTEGNYTVFENGVYTACAPCKDDPKKPPLWQVKGARIIHDQTEKMLYFEDARLEFFGVPMAYMPFFSTPDPTVKRKSGFLMPSVTSYNPFGVGIEVPYYFALAPDYDLTLSPRFTTRQGVLMQGEFRQRLIDGAYQIRAYGINQLDQNAFAGQPGDRAFRGGVDTKGQFALNDKWVWGWDGVLVSDYYFFSDYRLKQYRDPLQSFLTLPTEAISQLYLSGVGNRSYFDARAIHYLSFSGNQSQVPVVAPVIDYSNVINHSVIGGEFSYKFNFTNLTRDQAQFDPISTLGNTSFACAPTSADSALRVPANCLLRGIPGTYTRLTAEAQWRKSFTDSFGQIWTPFASLRADAIKADISNQPGVDKFIQPGNTSTVRLMPAVGLEYRYPFINVQPWGTTTIEPIAQVIIRPNESYAGKLPNEDAQSLVFDASNLFSVDKFSGYDRVEGGGRANVGVQATTQFDRGGSINFLFGQSYHLFGLNSFAVADIANTGVDSGLQRAQSDYVSSINYSPNSIFTFSTRARFDEATLNVQRFEAEGRASFNRWSASVLYGDYAAQPDLGYLTRRRGILGTGSIKVASNWVVQGAARWDLEAHQINQYTIGAGYVDDCFVLGLNYVTSYTYSAGTTPPTLNHAFMLQLGLRTLGQTRGGSSGAGIR, encoded by the coding sequence GTGGCCGGAATCGCCGCCCTCCGTAGACGCTCGACTGCTTGCGAGCGGCGCACCTCCCTGCGCCGCCGTCGAATCGGCACGTCCGCGATTCTGCCCATGCTGGCCACCACTGCTCTCGGTCTGATCATCGCCGTCGCGCTGGACATCGTCACGATCACGCCGGCCGCGGCCCAAAGCTTCACCTACAACCCTCGCCCGGCAAAGCCCAAGCCGGCACCGGCTCACAACGATGGGCAGATGCTCGTTCAGGCCAACGAGGTCGACTACGATTACAACAACTCGCGCGTCTCGGCCGTTGGCAACGTGCAGCTGTTCTACAACGGAACCGGCGTCGAGGCGGACAAGGTCATCTACGACCAGAAAACCAAGCGGCTCCACGCCGAGGGCAACATCCGCATGACCGATGCGGACGGCAAGATCACCTACGCCAACATCCTGGATTTAAGCGACGACTACCGGGACGGCTTTGTCGATTCGCTAAGGGTCGACACCGCGGACGCGACGCGCATGGCGGCAAGCCGGGCCGATCGGACCGAGGGCAACTACACCGTCTTCGAGAACGGCGTCTATACCGCCTGCGCGCCTTGCAAGGACGATCCGAAAAAGCCTCCGCTTTGGCAGGTCAAGGGCGCCCGCATCATTCACGATCAGACCGAGAAGATGCTGTACTTCGAGGACGCCCGGCTGGAATTCTTCGGCGTGCCGATGGCCTATATGCCCTTCTTCTCCACGCCGGATCCGACCGTGAAGCGCAAGAGCGGCTTCCTGATGCCGTCTGTAACTTCGTATAACCCCTTTGGGGTCGGGATCGAGGTCCCCTATTATTTCGCGCTCGCGCCGGACTACGATCTGACCCTCTCGCCGCGTTTCACCACGCGGCAGGGCGTGCTGATGCAGGGCGAGTTCCGGCAACGTCTCATCGACGGCGCCTATCAAATCCGTGCTTATGGAATCAACCAACTCGATCAGAACGCCTTTGCCGGGCAGCCCGGCGATCGCGCGTTCCGCGGCGGTGTCGATACCAAGGGCCAGTTTGCGTTGAACGACAAGTGGGTCTGGGGCTGGGACGGCGTCCTGGTGAGCGACTACTATTTCTTCTCCGACTACCGGTTAAAGCAGTACCGGGATCCCCTGCAATCGTTCCTGACCCTGCCGACCGAAGCGATCTCGCAACTCTATCTGTCCGGCGTCGGCAACCGTAGCTATTTCGATGCCCGCGCGATCCACTATCTGAGCTTCTCAGGCAACCAAAGTCAGGTTCCGGTTGTTGCGCCGGTCATCGACTATTCGAACGTCATCAACCATTCGGTCATCGGCGGCGAGTTCAGCTATAAGTTCAACTTCACCAACCTTACGCGCGATCAGGCGCAGTTCGACCCGATCTCGACGCTGGGGAACACATCGTTCGCGTGCGCCCCAACGTCGGCAGACTCAGCTTTGAGAGTGCCGGCCAATTGTCTGCTTCGAGGCATCCCGGGAACGTATACGCGCCTGACCGCCGAAGCACAGTGGCGCAAGTCGTTCACCGATTCCTTCGGCCAGATCTGGACGCCGTTCGCCTCGCTCCGTGCCGACGCGATCAAGGCCGACATCTCGAACCAGCCGGGCGTCGACAAGTTCATCCAGCCCGGTAACACGAGCACGGTCCGCCTGATGCCGGCGGTGGGCCTCGAGTATCGCTACCCCTTCATCAACGTTCAGCCCTGGGGCACCACGACGATCGAACCGATCGCGCAGGTCATCATCCGCCCGAACGAGAGTTATGCGGGCAAGCTGCCGAACGAGGACGCGCAAAGCCTGGTATTTGACGCCAGCAACCTCTTCAGCGTCGACAAATTCTCCGGATACGACCGCGTCGAAGGCGGCGGCCGCGCCAATGTCGGCGTGCAGGCGACGACCCAATTCGACCGCGGCGGCTCGATCAATTTCCTGTTCGGCCAGTCCTATCATCTGTTCGGCCTGAACTCGTTCGCAGTCGCTGATATCGCCAATACGGGCGTTGATTCCGGCTTGCAGCGCGCGCAATCTGACTATGTGTCGAGCATCAACTATTCACCCAACAGCATCTTCACATTCAGCACGCGCGCGCGTTTCGATGAAGCGACCTTGAACGTACAGCGCTTCGAGGCCGAAGGCCGCGCCAGCTTCAACCGCTGGTCTGCGAGCGTCCTGTACGGCGATTATGCCGCGCAGCCGGACCTCGGATATCTTACGCGCCGCCGGGGCATTCTGGGTACCGGCTCCATCAAGGTTGCATCGAATTGGGTCGTGCAGGGTGCGGCACGCTGGGATCTGGAAGCCCACCAGATCAACCAGTATACAATCGGCGCAGGGTACGTGGACGACTGTTTCGTTCTCGGCCTCAATTACGTGACGTCATACACCTACTCTGCAGGAACGACGCCGCCCACGCTAAATCATGCTTTCATGCTTCAGCTTGGCCTGCGGACCCTGGGCCAGACCCGTGGAGGGTCGAGCGGCGCCGGCATCCGGTAA
- the lptF gene encoding LPS export ABC transporter permease LptF has product MGSIDKYIFRTTLASFVVVLVSLTGVIWITQALRGIDLMTSQGQTILTFLGITSLAIPVLVLIISPIALMIAISHTLHKLATDSEIIVMNAAGLSPFRLFRPFIYATVVVALLVAFIAAYLAPDGMRRLKRWDAEITADVLANVLQPGRFAQLDPNLTIRVRERQPGGLLVGIFIDDRRNPNERLSIVADHGTVMKNDNGSFLILEDGHLERLEAGKREPNMVAFRRNAFDMSKFSNRGHDVVYGIRERYLWELIAPEPTDPLVQQLPGQFRAELHDRFTAPIYPFAFAALTFAFLGTPRTTRQSRNFSMGAAIVTVFGLRMAGFALSVMAVKSPTAPLLQYLLLFAAIGVSLRVIVAGTVLEPPAALMEAINRSNARLLRLLGRPAVA; this is encoded by the coding sequence ATGGGGTCGATCGATAAGTACATTTTCCGGACGACGCTGGCGTCGTTTGTCGTGGTTCTGGTCAGCCTGACAGGGGTGATCTGGATTACGCAGGCGTTGCGCGGCATCGACCTGATGACGAGCCAGGGTCAGACCATTCTGACGTTTCTGGGAATCACCAGCCTCGCGATCCCGGTGCTGGTGCTGATCATCTCGCCGATTGCGCTGATGATCGCAATTTCGCACACCCTCCACAAGCTTGCCACCGATTCCGAAATCATCGTGATGAACGCGGCCGGGCTGTCGCCGTTTCGACTGTTCCGGCCGTTCATCTACGCCACCGTGGTCGTGGCCTTGCTGGTGGCGTTTATCGCGGCCTATCTTGCGCCCGACGGTATGCGCCGGCTGAAACGATGGGACGCTGAAATCACCGCCGACGTTCTGGCGAACGTTCTGCAGCCCGGCCGGTTCGCGCAACTCGATCCAAATCTGACGATTCGTGTTCGGGAACGCCAGCCCGGCGGCCTGCTCGTTGGTATCTTCATTGACGACCGCCGCAATCCGAACGAGCGCCTCAGCATCGTCGCCGACCACGGAACCGTGATGAAGAACGACAACGGATCGTTCCTCATTCTCGAAGACGGACACCTGGAGCGACTCGAGGCCGGCAAGCGCGAACCGAACATGGTGGCGTTCCGCCGCAATGCGTTCGACATGTCGAAATTCTCAAATCGGGGGCATGACGTCGTTTACGGCATCCGCGAGCGCTACCTCTGGGAGTTGATCGCCCCGGAGCCGACGGACCCGCTGGTTCAGCAGTTGCCCGGCCAGTTCCGCGCCGAGCTTCACGATCGCTTCACGGCACCGATCTATCCGTTTGCCTTTGCCGCACTGACCTTCGCATTCCTTGGAACACCGCGCACCACGCGTCAGAGCCGCAATTTCTCCATGGGAGCGGCGATTGTGACGGTTTTCGGCCTGCGCATGGCAGGCTTTGCGCTTTCGGTCATGGCCGTGAAGTCGCCGACCGCGCCGCTCCTGCAATATCTGCTTCTTTTCGCTGCGATCGGTGTCAGCCTGCGGGTGATCGTTGCCGGAACCGTGCTCGAACCGCCCGCCGCGTTGATGGAAGCGATCAACAGATCGAACGCACGGCTCCTCCGCCTGCTGGGGAGGCCAGCCGTCGCATGA